In Rutidosis leptorrhynchoides isolate AG116_Rl617_1_P2 chromosome 2, CSIRO_AGI_Rlap_v1, whole genome shotgun sequence, one genomic interval encodes:
- the LOC139891272 gene encoding uncharacterized protein, with protein MEPSKGYNYVQYPHPIPNSNNESTSFPPQQFSNPNIRPTEMRPVLNYSIQTGEEFALEFMRDRVNPRMPFVPYPASDPTRTPGYMLNNAQRGSTNALSTSSTISRNDSNRSDNSLLKIKILCSFGGKILPRPSDGKLRYVGGDTRIIRIKKDISWQELWQKMVDIYNETSSVKYQLPGEDLDALVSVSCDEDLQNMMEECNVIGDIESANKLRMFLFSLSDLDDTHLSLANSGTDSEVQYVVAVNGFNSGSRRGLTLHGQQTSSANNLNELDRQIAEMNLSNNVPPLSNISSSVAPSDPSLVQMQHGPVSRSSFDQPPAGQPNSNAPVRQQEGVIDVHSQHSPVKESTQNEQSPVKKSTQNQEVEDSNVGSLRNDNQEREQVDDVSNDNDSYDGSKSDLIDLSYLEAPVPPSRVYHSERIPRGQAELNRLTKSDDSLGSQFILTHSRSDVGPQEFTSESVKKFDNEAKPPISTRKLSRKGVHEKQILESEHETNVDLVNDKKVHVSKPADTSDSTVNEARTEQKDIIIDVNDRFPRDFLSDIFTKAMMSEDAPDTGAVPQDPAGLSMNIHNHEPQHWSFFQKLANEVPQKDVSLMDQDQLAFVSGRPKVLEASGSQLPSKDAFITEASQSQLNDQSQVKVSESMQFAEMVENMTEYEVSLRNVGLPSLDEIDISSLQIIMNEDLEELRELGSGTFGTVYHGKWRGTDVAIKRIKKSCFAGRSSEQERLTVEFWSEAGILSKLHHPNVVAFYGVVQDGPGGTLATVTEFMVDGSLRHVLVRKDRHLDHRKKLIIAMDAAFGMEYLHSKNIVHFDLKCDNLLVNMKDPSRPICKVGDFGLSKIKRNTLVSGGVRGTLPWMAPELLNGSSSKVSEKVDVFSFGIVLWEILTGEEPYANMHYGAIIGGIVSNTLRPPIPKDCDGEWRKLMEQCWAPNPVVRPSFTEITKKLRVMSHSKGHGHKGS; from the exons ATGGAACCTTCGAAAGGCTACAACTATGTTCAATATCCCCATCCTATTCCAAATTCGAACAATGAATCAACATCGTTTCCACCTCAGCAATTTTCAAATCCCAATATTCGACCTACTGAGATGCGACCCGTACTAAATTACTCCATTCAAACAGGTGAAGAATTCGCTCTTGAATTTATGCGGGATCGTGTAAACCCTAGAATGCCCTTCGTTCCGTACCCTGCAAGTGATCCTACCCGTACACCTGGCTACATGCTCAATAATGCACAAAGAGGTTCAACTAATGCATTATCCACGTCATCAACGATTTCGCGAAACGACAGTAACCGTTCAGATAATTCGTTATTAAAGATTAAGATCTTATGCAGTTTTGGAGGGAAAATTTTACCGCGCCCAAGTGATGGGAAACTTAGATACGTTGGAGGAGATACACGTATAATTCGTATAAAAAAGGACATTTCTTGGCAAGAGTTATGGCAGAAAATggtggatatttataacgaaacgaGTTCGGTAAAGTATCAGCTTCCTGGTGAGGATCTTGATGCTTTGGTTTCAGTTTCATGCGATGAAGATTTACAAAATATGATGGAGGAATGTAACGTTATTGGTGACATCGAATCTGCAAATAAGCTTCGAATGTTCTTGTTTTCTTTGAGTGATTTAGACGATACACATTTAAGTTTGGCTAATTCTGGTACTGATTCAGAGGTTCAGTATGTGGTTGCTGTTAACGGTTTCAACTCGGGTTCAAGAAGGGGGTTGACTTTGCACGGTCAACAGACGTCTTCAGCAAATAATCTGAATGAGCTTGATCGGCAGATTGCTGAAATGAACTTGAGTAACAACGTGCCACCTTTGTCCAACATATCATCATCAGTTGCACCATCTGACCCGTCACTCGTTCAGATGCAACATGGACCCGTCTCTCGTTCTTCGTTTGACCAACCTCCTGCTGGTCAACCGAACTCTAATGCACCTGTGAGGCAGCAAGAAGGTGTTATTGACGTGCATAGTCAGCACTCACCGGTAAAAGAGTCAACGCAAAATGAGCAGTCACCGGTAAAAAAGTCAACGCAGAATCAAGAGGTTGAAGATAGTAACGTTGGATCTTTGAGGAACGATAACCAGGAACGAGAACAGGTTGATGATGTCAGCAATGACAATGATTCGTACGATGGGTCGAAGTCCGATCTTATCGATTTGAGTTATCTCGAGGCTCCGGTACCTCCGTCACGGGTTTATCACTCTGAACGAATCCCGCGTGGGCAAGCGGAATTAAACAGGCTAACGAAGTCTGACGATTCACTCGGTTCACAGTTCATTTTAACGCATTCACGTTCCGATGTGGGCCCACAAGAATTCACCTCAGAATCTGTTAAAAAGTTTGATAATGAAGCTAAACCTCCTATTTCAACAAGAAAATTATCGCGTAAAGGTGTTCATGAGAAGCAAATTCTCGAGTCCGAGCATGAAACGAACGTTGACTTGGTCAACGATAAGAAAGTTCACGTTTCAAAACCAGCAGATACTAGTGATTCAACTGTGAACGAAGCTCGAACAGAGCAAAAAGACATAATTATTGACGTGAACGATCGATTTCCGCGTGATTTTCTGTCAGATATATTTACAAAAGCGATGATGTCAGAAGACGCACCGGATACAGGTGCCGTACCACAAGATCCAGCTGGATTGAGCATGAACATACACAACCATGAACCTCAACACTGGTCATTTTTCCAAAAGTTGGCTAACGAGGTCCCACAAAAGGACGTGTCTCTTATGGACCAGGATCAACTTGCGTTTGTATCTGGACGTCCAAAAGTTCTAGAAGCTTCCGGAAGCCAGCTACCTTCCAAAGACGCTTTCATTACAGAGGCCAGTCAATCTCAACTTAACGATCAATCGCAGGTCAAAGTTAGTGAAAGCATGCAGTTTGCTGAGATGGTTGAAAACATGACGGAGTATGAGGTAAGTTTAAGGAATGTCGGGCTACCTTCGCTAGATGAGATTGATATTAGTTCTTTGCAG ATCATAATGAATGAAGATCTTGAAGAATTAAGGGAGCTTGGTTCTGGCACATTTGGAACGGTTTACCATGGAAAATGGAGGGGTACTGATGTCGCCATTAAGCGAATAAAGAAGAGTTGCTTTGCTGGTCGATCATCTGAGCAGGAGAGATTG ACAGTGGAATTTTGGAGTGAAGCTGGAATTTTGTCGAAACTTCACCATCCAAATGTTGTTGCATTTTATGGGGTGGTACAAGATGGACCTGGTGGAACATTAGCTACGGTAACAGAGTTTATGGTCGATGGTTCATTAAGGCATGTCTTAGTTCGCAAAGATAG GCATCTGGATCATCGCAAGAAGCTTATAATTGCAATGGATGCTGCCTTTGGGATGGAATATTTACATTCCAAGAACATTGTGCATTTTGACCTCAAATGTGACAATTTACTGGTGAATATGAAGGATCCTTCACGCCCTATATGCAAG GTGGGTGACTTTGGACTCTCGAAGATCAAGCGAAACACTTTGGTTTCAGGTGGAGTTAGGGGAACTCTGCCCTGGATGGCTCCGGAGCTACTCAACGGTAGCAGCAGTAAAGTGTCTGAGAAG GTTGATGTGTTCTCTTTCGGAATTGTGTTATGGGAGATATTGACTGGTGAGGAGCCTTATGCAAATATGCACTATGGTGCAATTATAG GAGGTATTGTCAGCAACACACTGAGACCCCCAATTCCGAAGGACTGTGATGGTGAATGGAGAAAGTTAATGGAGCAATGTTGGGCACCAAATCCTGTGGTTAGGCCTTCTTTTACAGAAATAACCAAGAAGTTACGCGTAATGTCGCACTCGAAAGGCCATGGGCATAAGGGATCTTAG